Part of the Streptococcus ilei genome is shown below.
GATGTTATCGTAGCATCTGTAAAACAAGCTACTCCTGGTGGTGCGGTTAAAAAAGGTGACGTTGTAAAAGCTGTTATCGTTCGTACTAAATCAGGTGCTCGTCGTAAAGATGGTTCATACATCAAGTTCGACGAAAATGCTGCAGTGATTATCCGTGAAGACAAAACTCCTCGCGGAACTCGTATCTTTGGCCCAGTCGCTCGTGAATTGCGTGACGGTGGTTTCATGAAGATCGTATCACTTGCTCCAGAAGTACTTTAATATAAAAATCACAAACACAGTCCCCTGGCTCATTGGCCAGGGTGCCCAACGGGCGTAAGAATAAAAGGAGAATAAAATGTTTGTAAAAACTGGCGACAAAGTTCGTGTAATTGCTGGTAAAGACAAAGGTGTTGAAGCTAAAGTCGTTGCTGCTCTTCCAAAAGTAAATAAAGTTGTTGTTGAAGGTGTAAACCTTGTTAAGAAACACCAACGTCCAAATAACGAAAACCCTCAAGGTGCTATCATCGAAAAAGAAGCTCCAATCCATGTATCAAACGTTCAAGTCTTGGACAAGAACGGTGTTGCTGGACGTGTTGGCTACAAATTCGTAGACGGCAAAAAAGTTCGTTATAACAAAAAATCAGGCGAAGTGCTTGACTAATCACGAAGGAAAGGAGAAGTATAATGGCTAATCGTTTAAAAGAAAAATACCTTAATGAAGTAGTTCCAGCTTTGACTGAACAATTTAACTACTCATCAGTTATGGCAGTGCCAAAAGTTGATAAGATCGTTTTGAACATGGGTGTTGGAGATGCTGTTTCTAACGCTAAAAACCTTGAGAAAGCTGCTGAAGAATTGGCATTGATCTCAGGTCAAAAACCACTTATCACAAAAGCTAAAAAATCAATCGCCGGCTTCCGTCTTCGTGAAGGTGTAGCGATCGGTGCGAAAGTAACTCTTCGTGGCGAACGTATGTACGAATTCTTGGACAAATTGGTTTCAGTTTCACTTCCACGTGTTCGTGACTTCCATGGTGTTCCAACAAAATCATTTGACGGACGCGGAAACTACACACTTGGTGTGAAAGAACAATTGATCTTCCCAGAAATCAACTTTGATGATGTTGATAAAACTCGTGGTTTGGATATCGTAATCGTAACTACTGCGAACACAGACGAAGAATCACGTGCATTGCTTACTGGCCTTGGTATGCCGTTTGCAAAATAATATAGGAGGTAAAACTAATGGCTAAAAAATCTATGATTGCTAAGAACAAACGCCCAGCTAAGTTCTCTACTCAAGCATACACTCGCTGTGAACGTTGTGGACGTCCACACTCAGTTTACCGCAAGTTTAAACTTTGCCGTGTTTGCTTCCGTGAATTGGCATACAAAGGACAAATTCCTGGTGTCACTAAAGCATCTTGGTAATTCTAGCTTCCAATCCCGTCGTGAATCGTCGTTATCTGCATTTGCCTAACTCAAGTTATGCCTGCAAGCAGATGCCTAGACTCACTTAGGAATTGAAACCTAGAAACATATTCTGAGCCTAGCTCAATCATTAACTAGCAAGTGAAAATTTCAAACTACTAGTAA
Proteins encoded:
- the rplN gene encoding 50S ribosomal protein L14, whose amino-acid sequence is MIQTETRLKVADNSGAREILTIKVLGGSGRKFAGIGDVIVASVKQATPGGAVKKGDVVKAVIVRTKSGARRKDGSYIKFDENAAVIIREDKTPRGTRIFGPVARELRDGGFMKIVSLAPEVL
- the rplX gene encoding 50S ribosomal protein L24, with the translated sequence MFVKTGDKVRVIAGKDKGVEAKVVAALPKVNKVVVEGVNLVKKHQRPNNENPQGAIIEKEAPIHVSNVQVLDKNGVAGRVGYKFVDGKKVRYNKKSGEVLD
- the rplE gene encoding 50S ribosomal protein L5; protein product: MANRLKEKYLNEVVPALTEQFNYSSVMAVPKVDKIVLNMGVGDAVSNAKNLEKAAEELALISGQKPLITKAKKSIAGFRLREGVAIGAKVTLRGERMYEFLDKLVSVSLPRVRDFHGVPTKSFDGRGNYTLGVKEQLIFPEINFDDVDKTRGLDIVIVTTANTDEESRALLTGLGMPFAK
- a CDS encoding type Z 30S ribosomal protein S14, which encodes MAKKSMIAKNKRPAKFSTQAYTRCERCGRPHSVYRKFKLCRVCFRELAYKGQIPGVTKASW